GGGAAGTATGCACTAACTGTAGGATCCATGCTATTTGCGCAAAGTGGCCTAACCTCTCACCGTCTTCAATTCCTCCCTCTTCTCCGATTCGACATAACCGGCTACGTTTAGGCAGTCTAGGggcgggggagggggagggggagggggaggggggaggGGTTAATACATTGTTTGCTCTTCGTTCGCTAAACTAAACCGCATTCGGAATTAATTGCACGTTAGGAGGCCACGGGATAATTAAAGCCGCCTCGATTACCCTCGCCCACCACCTCTTGTTTCCGATGCGTTACTACCGGACGTCTTTGCCAGAATTAACTATCGTAATAAAACATTGTTATTACACCATAATGAAAGGTTATCGATTAAAGACACGTGAATGTACTTTTACGTAGTCTCGAAATCCTTGATCGCATAGCAATAAAATTCTTTCGATGAAATACAAATACTATGGACTACAAATGGAGCAGATAGAGTACGGGAAAAACGTTCGTTAGAAATATACCGTTAGCGAAAAATAAGACAGAAGATAATCGAAGCGATCAAAGAAAATCAATGAATTGTGTCTATAAGAGGATTAAAAAGCGATCGAAAATCTCGAAGATCAATGATCAAGTACACAGACATAACGATCATGCGTCATGGTCTTCCAAAAATACACGAAGAGAGCAAATAAACGCCAATCGCAATCGTCTCCCTTAATAATTTATAGGTTTTTTCGGCGTGAAAAACCGTCCACACGAGGGACCGCCAAGGAACCATTGTTTCCTAGCGTTCGACCAGCTTGATCGTgttaatgaaaaatgggaaagAAGTAAAGTCAAGCCAATGGTTCTACATCGAAGGGTGCCGGCAACATTGGCTTCACCGAAGAATGGCGGTGTATAGCGGGAATTGAACGTGATCCAAAAGCGCTTATAAATGAATAACATCCATAAAGGATAAGATATCGAAGGATTATACCCATTATCATATATCTGCGAGGGAATGCTTTTTTTCTCTGCGTGTCACCGATATCCATATTTCTTTACAACTATGAGGGTTATCGATTATAAATATGTTTCAAATGTCAATGGTTTCATCGTGTAAGTGCGCTGAATGTAACCTCAAAGCAGTGACACATATGTGTACATATGTAGGTATAGTTAGTTGCCTggtaaataaatgaaaacacGTGCAAAAAGAAAGATAAACTAAGAACTTAAATGTAAAAATTGTGTCAATTCATGATACGAGCTTTTTTGCAAAATGcattttatatgtaaaatatctctatttAGATTCTACTTCTTTAATTATGTTCATAGAAATATGAATTCGTATAGATATTCGCAGTTTATTCATTTTGTATAAGATATTAATACCAAAAACCGTGGAACATCTTGTATGTTGTAACATCTTTACTGTTTGCAACGTTATTTTCGCGTTATTATTGGACAAGAATTACGAAAAGAAACGCGTGTATTTAACTCCGCTATAAACTTCATTAAATAACTCAAAGTATGTAAAAATTTAGTTTAAACATTttctaaaatgaaaaattacgcaattaaataagttttaaataattaaaagacaTTTTACCACATATAAGAATATACGCACGTATGTATGTACTAACAATGGTGCATGCTTATTCGTCTGTGCGTGAAATAGTTCTTCGATCCATCTTTATGAGGAGAATATCAATAATATCGGCATTTGGTGAATGAATGAATCATCTCGTCTCAGCGTTTCAAATTCGATAGACTCAGCCATTGAGCATTCTCATCGCAAACGACATATATACGCATTAACTAAACACAAGCCATGCAAACATCGATCAAGTACAGGATCTCGCTTGTGATACGAGATACAACCGAGATCGTGTGAGTCTTCGTGTTTCGCGTTTTGAAataccgatgtcgaagaagagAACGAAATAATTGAATGACCGGAGGAACAAAAATGCGTTCGACTCACGATTAGATGCGTTGTCGTCGATATTGTTACGATCCATGGGAAGTTATCGATCAAACAGGAATCGTCAAATTTCATGGAAAAAGgttgaaagaaatctgtaacaaagcataaaatataattttttcctAAAGACGTAGAGTGTCAATTATTTGGAAAGTTTGAAATAATGAAAGATTGATCTCTATTAAGTATAAGATTTCAATTAACGATAACATTCAATTCGAGAGAATAAAATGTTTAAACTCGTCGAATTTTCGATCAGATTCTGTGTTTTAATTGTTAATAATTAATGTAAAATTCATGGAATATGATTAAGTGAAGTACAAAATTTGAATTCTGTCTATAACCTCAATCTAATTCTTGTCCTTTTATCCAATCACCGTGCTATAAGGTGGCCGACAACTAAACTAACGCGTGCACTGCCACGAATACACAATTAGAGGCAGAATTCACTGTAGTGGTACCGTTGGACAATCTTTTACAGATATGTATCTTGGAAATTAAGCCGAATGGCGACTACGTGTATAGGAAACGTATAAGTACGTTTgcctttattaaaataaatcaaatGTTACCAAATCTCCATGAAAAGCTTTCAGATTCGTCGTCAATCATCGTGTCGTTCTTCTGGGTTTCGCGGCGTCACTCTAGCGCTCTTATCTCGCGATCAAACAATAACCTGCACAAAAGAGGAcgaaaatattgaaatagaTGTATAATAAGAACAaaaatgaaacaacgaaaaaagtCAAACTGCGTCTTAAAAGTTCATTCATTATACAAGAACTGTCGAAAGATACAGGTAAGAGTGTCAGTCAGGTGATCCACAAAACGAAAAAGCATCGAATGTCAGACCTTATCATCTTGTACTTACAATTAGTCAATGATATGCAGAACATCTTGTATGTACTTtcataaatgtataatattgtaatatactgtatattgttactgtaAATAAAACAATTCCAATTAATTTCTTACGATTTGTTTTACACAAATACAACAGTGTACATATTATTAtcgtttgtaatttatttaattatacctCAGTTACACtaacatatttttttcttttaaattgcttgagtattatgttttgattgtatatttttataaataactcTGTGCAAAATGTGTTTTTACCTATTCATTTGGCCATCAATTTATCTTTTGAATAAATATATCGTAACGTAACGTATATTTGTTAATTAACATAGAAAGAGCACGCTACAGGTAATATAGAATTACAAACATTTTTCCGAAAATTATGTCCATTATATAGTGATTATTTGTACGTATTTTCTTAAATATCCTTTTTTTTACTTACATGTTTTACATAATTACTAATTATCATAATCTTCTTCgccatacacacacacacaccgatGAACAAAGAAACTTAGCTTTAAGAACGTTTATTGTTTCGTTAgtgttttaaaatttaataatagtttAGTAACATTTGTTTCGTTTGGAATACTGGTAACATAGCAGCTGTTGGCAACACTGTTCACTGAAACAGCGATACTTCACTTAATACGCGACGTACACAGAAATCTCGTTTTATGGTGTCATCGATTCGTATTAAACATGTAACAGCAAGAAAGGTAAGATATGCtttcaatattaaatattactttctttttttaaacaaaCACGATAAATATCTAAATTTTTTTTGTAGGAGAAGAAAATCTCTCTATTTTAGCCGTATTCGGTAAAAGTAAATTGTCCCCAAGGGTGGGGTCTCCTGTCACTTAAAACCAAAGAAGTGAAAAGAGGTGAATGAGTTATGttgattttgtaaaaaataatataatacaatcatGGCACGACCTATTGTACCTAGTCAACAAAAGTTAGCTGAGAAGCTAACTATTTTAAATGACAGAGGTATTGGGATGTTAACTCGCATTTATAACATAAAAAAGGCATGCGGTGATGCGAAATCAAAGCCTGGATTTCTTTCGGATAAAAGTTTAGAATCTTCTATCAAGACGATTGTGAGAAAGTTTCCTAATATTGATGTTAAGAGTTTGCAAACTATTACGAATCTTCGCAATGAGATTATTAAATCTTTATCTCTATATTACTATACCTTTGTTGATTTGCTCGATTTCAAAGACAATGTTTGTGAGCTTTTAACTACAATGGATGCTTGTGGTGTTCATATGGACATAACGATAAATTTTGAGTTAACAAAAGGTTATTTGGATCTTGTTGTTACATACGTCAGTTTAATGATTCTTTTATCGCAAGTGGAAGATCGCAAAGCGGTATTAGGTTTATTTAACGCAGCTCATGAAATGGTACACAGTCAATCCGATCCTAGCTTTCCTCGCTTGGGTCAAATGATTATGGATTACGATGCTCCATTAAAAAAACTTTCAGAAGAATTTGTTCCTCATTCTAAATTATTAAAGACTGCTCTCACCTCATTGTGGCCTATTTATCCAGAGAGAAATTTATCTGCGGATACATGGAGAGCAGATCAAAAGCTCAGCCTTGTTGGAAGTCCTGGACAAATACTTAAAGCAGCAGCAACAGACACTATGTCTTGTGAAACTTTGAGCTTAGATAGAATAGAAAGATGGGTTATTTTAGGTTTCACATTGTGTCATTCGTTCTTAAATCAGGAACAGCCCGGTAAATTATGGACCACGGCTTTGGAATCTGGTTGGGTGTTAGCATTGTTCAGAGATGAAGTTATTTATATACATCAATACATACAAACATTTTTTGAAAGTATAAAAGGCTATAGTAAACGGGTATCGGAAGTGAAAGAATGTTATAGCCAAGCGGTGCAAAAGGCTGGTTATAGACACagggaaagaagaaaattctTAAGGACGGCACTGAAAGAGCTGGGCTTAATCTTAACTGACCAACCTGGTCTCTTAGGACCAAAAGCGCTCTTAGTTTTGATGGGACTCTCTCATGCGAGGGATGAAATTTTATGGCTTTTGCGGCATGGCGTTAATCCTCCCACACAAGGAAAAGGTAAAGGAAGGGGAGGTGAGGATCTAGTGGATCGTCAATTGCCAGAATTACTGTTTCACTGCGAAGAATTAAGAGCATTAGTGAAGAAATATTCCCAAGTACTTCAAAGGTATTACGTGCAATTTTTGTCTGGATTTGATGCACCTGCTTTAGATCAAATGATACAAAACCTTCCAGTTTGCCCAGAAGACGAAGGAGCGATTCTTAGTGATATGTGTTCAAAGATAGCTAGTCTAACAGTCAAACAAGTGGAAGATAACGAACTGTTTGATTTTCGTGCATTCCGACTGGATTGGTTCAGATTGCAAGCATATATGTCTATCGCAAAATGCAACATGAATTTAGCCGATAATAGAGAGTTAGCATCTTTTATGGATACTGTAGTATTTCATACTAAGATGGTGGATAATTTGGATGAGATGCTAGTTGAAACATCCGATTTATCTATCTTTTGTTTCTACAGCAAAGTATTTGAAGATCAATTTCACATGTGTTTAGAATTTCCTGCTCAAAATAGATATATCGTTGCATTTCCTTTAATATGTAGTCATTTTCAAAGTTGTACGCACGAACTGTGTCCAGAAGAGCGTCATCATATTCGAGAACGAAGTTTATCCGTCGTTAATATGTTTTTAGACGAAATGGCCAAAGAAGCTAAAAATATTATCACGACTATCTGTGATGAGCAGTGTAACATGAGCGATAAATTGTTGCCAAAACACTGTGCATTATTAATCTCTCAGGTTGTAAATCGTAAGAAAAAGGATAAAAATAAGAAGAATATGTATGAAATTCATAAACCGGGTATAGAGAGTTACAGAAAAACCAGAGAAGAACTTACCACAATGGATAAACTTCACATGGCATTAACAGAGTTATGCTATGCGATTAATTACTGCCCTACTATCAATGTATGGGAATATACATTCGCGCCAAGAGAATATTTGCATCAACATTTAGAATCAAGATTTGCCAGAGCACTTGTTGGTATGGTCATGTACAATTCAGATACTAGCGAAATAGCTAAACCATCAGAATTATTTGTGAGCGTTAGATCTTACATGAATGTTCTTCAGACGGTTGAAAACTATGTGCATATAGATATTACACGTGTATTCAACAACGCACTTCTTCAACAAACTCAAGAATTAGATAGCCATGGTGATAAAACTATCGCTGCTTTATACACGCAATGGTATTCTGATGTTTTATTAAGGCGAGTTAGCGccggaaatatttgttattctaGCAATCAAAGAGCATTCGTTAGTTTATCCGTAGAGGGAGCAATACCTTTTAACGCAGAGGAATTTTCCGATATCAACGAATTGAGAGCATTAGCTGAACTAATTGGACCATATGGTATGAAGATGTTGAATGAAAATTTGATGTGGCATATAGCTAGTCAAGTGCAACAGCTAAAGAAATTAGTTGCTGGCAATAAAGACGTTCTTAATGCTTTGCGAACGAATTTTGATAAACCGGAAGTAATGAAAGAACAATTTAAAAGGTTGCAGCAGGTAGATAACGTGCTGCAACGAGTAACAATTATAGGCGTAATTCTAAGTTTCAGACAATTAGCCCAATCCGCATTGGTCGATGTCTTGGAAGAACGTATACCGTTTCTTTTAAGTTCGATTCTAGATTTCCGACATCATTTACCATCCGGTGATCCCATGCGCGTTGTCTCCGAAATGACTTCAGCCGCTGGTTTAACTTGCAAAGTTGATCCAACATTAACAGCAGCATTAAGAAGCCAAAAATCCGAAGTAGATGAAGATGAACATTCGCTCGTATGTCTGTTAATGGTCTTTGTCGCCGTTTCTATTCCGAAATTAGCCCGAAATGAGAATTCCTTTTATCGGGCATCCCTAGAGGGTCATTCTAACAACATACATTGCATGGCAActgcaataaataatatttttggcGCATTATTTACCATCTGTGGACAAAATGACATAGAAGAACGAATGAAGGAATTCCTTGCGTTGGCATCGTCCAGTTTACTCAGACTAGGCCAAGAAGCAGACAAAGAGGCGATTAAAAATAGGGAATCCGTGTACCTTTTGTTGGACCAGATAGTTCAAGAATCACCATTTTTAACGATGGATCTGTTAGAAAGCTGCTTCCCATATGCACTAATACGTAACGCATATCACGATGTATACAAGCTCGAACATTCGCAGCCATAAGGTCATCGATAAAGAATGTGCTTTCAGTTTGCCACTCAGGGTCATTTTTTTTACGTCCATTACATTAAACATGGAATCAAAAGCATTTTCATTGACTCCGTTTAAAAACGGAAAGAAGAAGCGACGAACGTGGcaaaatattctatttataaaaaatataattagcaATATTTTGTTTATACTGCTTTAAATCGAATCGAATTCTCCAAATATATCGGATTCGATAAGTTTGTTtggaaatgtatttaaaatgtCCGAAAAGACAAGTTtgcattaatttatttaaaacaacAAGCATTTCGTATAGGGCAATACCATCATCACTTTCATATTTGATACCTGGCTTAGAATATTCGCTGACAAACAATACTACATTTTTTCAGTATTCTATTATACGTCATCTGTATGTAAGGAATGTTTTATATTACAGGTGAATTATAAAATGCTATCTGTCTATGAAACGAGATATACACGTATCGTAAAATAGACACGCTAGAGACGTTCAATCTACATTTTCTAATGTACAATACTGTAACTTTTACaatagtttataaaataaataaaagtatctacaaattgtatttatatgtatattacgaaacccttttctttttatgtggttattttataatagggAATAGCTAGAAAATAAACTTGAATATCTTTAAAATACTGTAAATTTATACTACATTAATTTATAGAAGTCGAAGTAAATATCAATGAAATTACTTAGTCTTACAAATTGAAGATATACGTTTAATTCTCTTCTTTCGTCTCTCTAATAttattctttttatgtttgtcaAACAAAATTTCCGattttcttaataattttttaatcgataaaCATCGTCGCTGATACATGCAATTTACGTTGAAAATTCAGATTTCCTAAATTATGGTATCATTGTCACttatagtaataaataatagataaaTGATAAGTAACAATACGTGAATGGATATGACAGTGACGGAGAATATGGTAGAAAGTACAATGatataaatgtaaaatgtaTGCTTTATTTAGTTCTTTACAATGttcttgtttttcttcttttttttccttttttttttttataatcacATTAACATAACACAAATGATTCACAatcagatttcttttatttatagtaTTCTTTAAAACACTCGCCACGTTCTAGACATTGGGAAAAAGAGAGAGTGGTGGTCTGAAGCAACGTTCAGGCGATTGGTCAGTATCATGCTTAATAAAACTTACATCAAAGTATCGATTCAAAATACAGAGCTTAAAACTGTTTGtatgaattaaaaatgaaataaaacacTACGGCACATAAAACATAAAGGCAACTTGGTGATTTTATGATATCCAAGTAATACTTTCTACACGTAGAACGTACGAACTCTTGGCGAAACGAAacaacatatgtatgtatgtatgtatgtatgtatgtatgtatgtatgtacgtactaTTTTAGCTAAAATCATATCGGAACGGACATGAAAAATTTAACGTAGATGAAACTAATCTCGGATGCACGATGTTGATAGGTCACCACATTTTTGGATcgatagaaaaaatataatcttcgatttctttttgtttcttccTTACTAACATTATGTACAAGTGATAAAGTAGTGTGCATTGCGTCACGATGACACACGTCTGGATTAAGATAGGTACTTTAAAGATGCTGTTTTTTTTGCagacattgaaattttcttttaatcgAAGAATTTGTTCGTGCCGCACAGAAATTGTTTATCACATAATGTGCTGCGAGATGCACAATTACCGaataatgataattaataataataatagtagtaatagtagcagtagttagtagtagtagtagtagtagtagtagtagtagtaataatgataataataatagtaataatgatGATAGAACGCGATCTTAATCCAGACAGCGCAGAAATGATTGAGCTTAAGCATATGTAGTAGAGACTCCTCGGAGACAAATGATGAATGAAAACATACTTTTGCTTTTTAATCGCTATAATTCTCTCAATACGGGCAAGCAACGTTTTTGTCAACTAGATACTAGAATACTTGATCCCATTCTACGCTCGTCTTAGGCTTCTCTTTTCGAAACAATGCCATTATTTCTCTTccgttttcttttattttgatcTTGTATTCAGTCATTTGAATCGTTCTTATGGCAGTGAAATGGAAGCAAGAATAATCATGAACGGTAATGAAACAACGATGGATTCACCTACGCATGAGTAGACGAATACGTTCTCTACGCATCGTGATCGGTGATTGAACGGCAGTCGATACCCGACTTTTACGGAAATCTCATAATCAGTCATATCAAAAACAATAAATTATTGTTCCTTGTATTATCATAATATacgataattatataaatacatacgaTAAAAATGATGTTAACGTCAGGTTAATTTTAATACATTTTCCCAAGTAGATTTATAGCGCGTTATCGCTTATGCTTTGAAAAGTCGTTCGACCTTCTTTGCTACGCGTTACTACGAATGGCAGTATGTTGTACTCATGGATTGCCATGAAACACTTGGAAATAACATAATTAACTTTTATGTTACGATCGGACGAGCGATTACAAATGGGACCAAACGGAATCCTGTTGCATCTATATGCAAGAAACTTCAAAACTGCTTAAATAATCTATCTCTCAAACGATCCGGTCCGGTCCACGTTGGATCGTCGTTAAAAAAGTCATTACCTTAAAAACCTAAGGGCTCGATTACACGCACATACAGGCATTCGTTCGTCATCCTTAAATTTCCGTCCCGATTACAAAATACAGGATAATATTTCGCTATAATACAGATTTGATATAAAaacaagtattttttttttatattcgcTTTACCATTTGTTATGGTTATATAATTATcgtttatgtatatataatatcaatatatgTACACAGTTTAACACTCTCTCTTTTATTCTTTCACGCCCATTCCCTTCCCATACCTTTTCTTCGCTCTTTTGTTCTTTCCCACTTTCGCACGTATCTTTCAAGCATCAGCTTTCGTATGATCCACATTTTTTTTAATCACATTGCGACTATTGTACATTTCCACACGATCCGCAAACTCGTATTTCCTGCGATTTGGCGGACACCTCCTTCTTTTATCCCTTCATCCCTGTTAATGTTCCTTCTGTCTTGCACGACTCTACGTTTAAAATTGTTAAGTTTCTGGATCATCGTCTAAACGAAATCTATGTCTTTGTAGCGTATAAACTATCTGTCTGTAACGTTGAACGGTATCTAATGACATTTTTCATCACATGTAGAACGAGAAGAAATAGGAAACACATTTCCTTATGAAAATATTGCTAAGCCTAACGATGTTCGATTAAAAACATTGGACAAAAGAAAAACGCTAGGTTACGATATTAATAAATCGTTATTATATCGCTATTCATAGTGATAGTAAATATCTGCACATTCGATTATCGCCTCGAATAGAAACACATGGAACAAATTGGAGAGAATTTGCTCAAGAAGGTTCGACGAGGGACGAGTAAAAAAATTCAGTCAATCACGTATAACATTTTGGCGTTTCGAGAAAGGAAGTGTATATATCGCGTACAATTTAGTACGTTTCGCCGTTGGACACGTGCGAATTTTGTTTGTGTGGCATACGAGTGTGCAGCAGTGCACAAATGAGCCCATGTATATTAAAACACGTTTATATCTCAAAAGGAGGGCTCGTCTTTGGTCCGCTATGCGCGTCATTAAAGCGCGTTTACGGTTCAGCCCTCTATAATTGTAAGTTAAAAACCATATTTAAATACAACTTATAACATTCGCCATAGCGAAGATAAATTATCATTTGCAATAGATAACtaattaataatagtaatagccataatagtaataatgatgatgatgataataataataataataataataataataataataattaatagtaataatatcaTTAATAATCAGCGTAATTATAATAGAACcgacattattcgatatcatttTCAGCAGAATAGTCGTTAATGAAatataactataaaaatttgtttgttgATACTTTTCTCCCATGTTCATAGTCTCTCTCGTAACTTTGCTCGTTTCAATTGGCTAATAAAAATTAGTATAAGAATATTACATATCATTAATTATTATACTACAATGGTAGAGATCAAGTGAATGACCTGCAATAGTTTGGTAATGGTAAACGCGCTCTTTCGCTGCGGAAAGCGGTAGTATAATCACAACAATTTTtagatttaaataaaataatatccttatacgctataacttatgtataaatgcattaaaaaaaaaaaaaaaaaaaaaaagagaaaagaaaatcatatttaaacattttggcattacttattaattatctttacctatatttgt
This sequence is a window from Bombus affinis isolate iyBomAffi1 chromosome 14, iyBomAffi1.2, whole genome shotgun sequence. Protein-coding genes within it:
- the LOC126924010 gene encoding membrane-associated protein Hem — its product is MARPIVPSQQKLAEKLTILNDRGIGMLTRIYNIKKACGDAKSKPGFLSDKSLESSIKTIVRKFPNIDVKSLQTITNLRNEIIKSLSLYYYTFVDLLDFKDNVCELLTTMDACGVHMDITINFELTKGYLDLVVTYVSLMILLSQVEDRKAVLGLFNAAHEMVHSQSDPSFPRLGQMIMDYDAPLKKLSEEFVPHSKLLKTALTSLWPIYPERNLSADTWRADQKLSLVGSPGQILKAAATDTMSCETLSLDRIERWVILGFTLCHSFLNQEQPGKLWTTALESGWVLALFRDEVIYIHQYIQTFFESIKGYSKRVSEVKECYSQAVQKAGYRHRERRKFLRTALKELGLILTDQPGLLGPKALLVLMGLSHARDEILWLLRHGVNPPTQGKGKGRGGEDLVDRQLPELLFHCEELRALVKKYSQVLQRYYVQFLSGFDAPALDQMIQNLPVCPEDEGAILSDMCSKIASLTVKQVEDNELFDFRAFRLDWFRLQAYMSIAKCNMNLADNRELASFMDTVVFHTKMVDNLDEMLVETSDLSIFCFYSKVFEDQFHMCLEFPAQNRYIVAFPLICSHFQSCTHELCPEERHHIRERSLSVVNMFLDEMAKEAKNIITTICDEQCNMSDKLLPKHCALLISQVVNRKKKDKNKKNMYEIHKPGIESYRKTREELTTMDKLHMALTELCYAINYCPTINVWEYTFAPREYLHQHLESRFARALVGMVMYNSDTSEIAKPSELFVSVRSYMNVLQTVENYVHIDITRVFNNALLQQTQELDSHGDKTIAALYTQWYSDVLLRRVSAGNICYSSNQRAFVSLSVEGAIPFNAEEFSDINELRALAELIGPYGMKMLNENLMWHIASQVQQLKKLVAGNKDVLNALRTNFDKPEVMKEQFKRLQQVDNVLQRVTIIGVILSFRQLAQSALVDVLEERIPFLLSSILDFRHHLPSGDPMRVVSEMTSAAGLTCKVDPTLTAALRSQKSEVDEDEHSLVCLLMVFVAVSIPKLARNENSFYRASLEGHSNNIHCMATAINNIFGALFTICGQNDIEERMKEFLALASSSLLRLGQEADKEAIKNRESVYLLLDQIVQESPFLTMDLLESCFPYALIRNAYHDVYKLEHSQP